The following are encoded in a window of Ranitomeya variabilis isolate aRanVar5 chromosome 6, aRanVar5.hap1, whole genome shotgun sequence genomic DNA:
- the INSIG1 gene encoding insulin-induced gene 1 protein, whose translation MPRLEEHCWSCSCARSIDKDSKKLSTWLTRRAGEAMSTLNSLISLAYSTLASTQGRSLIQRSLVLFTVGAFLALVLNLLQIQRNVTLFPEEVIATIFSSAWWVPPCCGTAAAVVGLLYPCIDSHLGEPHKFKREWASVMRCIAVFVGINHASAKLDFANNVQLSLTLAALSLGLWWTFDRSRSGLGLGITIAFLATLITQFLVYNGVYQYTSPDFLYIRSWLPCIFFSGGVTVGNIGRQLAMGPTEKAHSD comes from the exons ATGCCAAGACTCGAGGAGCACTGCTGGAGTTGCTCTTGCGCCAGAAGTATAGACAAGGATAGCAAGAAGTTGAGCACTTGGTTGACGCGGAGAGCAGGAGAAGCCATGTCCACACTCAACTCCCTCATCAGCCTGGCCTACAGCACCCTAGCCAGCACCCAGGGCCGCAGCCTGATCCAGAGGAGCCTGGTCCTCTTCACAGTGGGCGCCTTCCTGGCTCTGGTGCTTAATCTTCTCCAGATTCAGAGGAATGTGACATTATTCCCTGAAGAAGTCATTGCTACCATCTTCTCTTCAGCCTGGTGGGTCCCTCCGTGTTGTGGCACAGCAGCTG CTGTCGTTGGCCTTCTTTATCCCTGCATTGACAGCCACCTTGGAGAACCTCACAAGTTCAAGAGAGAATGGGCCAGCGTCATGAGATGTATAGCGGTATTTGTCGGCATCAACCATGCTAGTGCC AAACTGGATTTTGCGAATAACGTTCAGCTGTCCCTGACGCTGGCGGCCTTGTCACTGGGCCTGTGGTGGACGTTTGACCGTTCCCGCAGTGGCCTGGGGCTTGGGATTACAATAGCCTTTCTTGCAACCCTCATCACACAGTTCCTGGTCTATAATGGAGTGTACCA gtACACCTCCCCAGACTTCCTCTATATTCGATCCTGGCTGCCTTGCATATTCTTTTCTGGTGGGGTGACTGTTGGAAATATAGGAAGGCAGCTAGCCATG